The Deltaproteobacteria bacterium genome window below encodes:
- a CDS encoding YceI family protein has translation MTTRTRFFLATALAAALPLAGASSANATHKIDPVHTYVMFKVLHIGAAYNWGRFNDISGSISLNTEKPEASAVDFTIKPASVDTNNAKRDDHLRGPDFFLAKQFPNATFKSRSVKKSGDKTWDVSGDLTIRGVTKPLSFTFTEVGRVKNQTGKEVVGGHTTFTIKRSDFGVNYGIPNIADEVELHVSVEAIAE, from the coding sequence ATGACGACCCGCACACGCTTTTTTCTGGCCACCGCCCTGGCTGCCGCCCTCCCGCTGGCCGGCGCAAGCTCCGCCAATGCCACCCACAAGATCGACCCCGTGCATACCTATGTGATGTTCAAGGTCCTGCACATCGGCGCCGCCTACAACTGGGGGCGATTCAATGACATTTCCGGCTCGATCTCCCTGAACACGGAGAAACCCGAGGCCAGCGCCGTTGATTTCACCATCAAGCCGGCCAGCGTGGACACCAACAATGCCAAGCGCGACGATCACCTGCGCGGGCCCGATTTCTTCCTCGCCAAGCAGTTCCCGAACGCCACCTTCAAGTCCAGGTCGGTGAAGAAGTCTGGTGACAAGACCTGGGATGTTTCCGGCGATCTCACGATCCGCGGTGTCACCAAGCCGCTGTCGTTCACCTTCACCGAGGTCGGCCGCGTGAAAAACCAGACCGGCAAGGAAGTCGTGGGCGGCCACACCACCTTCACGATCAAGCGCAGCGACTTCGGGGTGAACTACGGTATCCCGAACATCGCCGACGAGGTGGAACTGCACGTCTCGGTGGAAGCGATCGCGGAATAG
- the ilvD gene encoding dihydroxy-acid dehydratase, with translation MPNDLNRRSRLTTEGISRAPNRAMLRGVGFLDTDFSRPMIGVASLYSQITPCNDHLDRLARKASEGIRAAGGVPQIFGAPTASDGIQMGHLGMRYSLVSREVIADSIEVVAGGMNHDGILAFGGCDKNMPGCLMAMVRMNVPSIFVYGGSILPGVGADGTDIDIATVFEAVGRQQAGTLSTDEVDRIEFEACPGPGACGGMYTANTMSSAIEAMGMSLPYSASMPAVTAGKERESFLAGKALVNLIEKDIRPRQIVTKKALENAYTLVLALGGSTNAVLHLLAIAYEAEVEWTLDDMNRLGDKVPHLADLKPGGRYVMNDLHRVGGTPAVLKALLDRGMLHGDCLTVTGRTLAENLKGVASIYQRKQDVVKPFDAPMYPTGHLVVLRGNLAPGGAVAKVAGLPEEARRITGPARVFEGEEACFAAIQAKQIRAGDVIVIRGEGPVGGPGMREMLAVTAALVGQGLGEKVGLLTDGRFSGASHGLVVGHVTPEAWTGGPIGLLKEGDKVTIDAVRKLLAVDLSDAELEKRRAAWKQPELKVKRGVLAKYARTVRPASEGATTA, from the coding sequence GTGCCGAACGATCTGAACCGCCGGAGCCGCCTGACCACCGAGGGGATCTCCCGCGCCCCGAATCGCGCCATGCTGCGGGGCGTCGGTTTCCTCGATACCGACTTCAGCCGCCCGATGATCGGGGTCGCTTCGCTCTACAGCCAGATCACGCCCTGCAACGACCATCTGGACCGCCTGGCCCGGAAAGCCAGCGAGGGTATCCGGGCGGCGGGCGGAGTGCCACAGATTTTTGGCGCGCCGACCGCCTCCGACGGGATCCAGATGGGCCATCTCGGGATGCGGTACAGTCTCGTTTCCCGCGAGGTGATCGCCGATTCGATCGAGGTGGTCGCCGGCGGCATGAACCACGACGGAATCCTCGCCTTCGGCGGGTGCGACAAGAATATGCCCGGCTGTCTCATGGCGATGGTCCGCATGAACGTGCCGTCAATCTTCGTCTATGGCGGCAGCATCCTGCCGGGCGTGGGCGCCGACGGGACGGATATTGATATCGCCACGGTGTTCGAGGCCGTGGGCCGCCAGCAGGCGGGCACCCTCAGCACGGACGAGGTGGACCGGATCGAGTTCGAGGCCTGTCCCGGTCCGGGCGCCTGCGGCGGCATGTACACGGCGAACACCATGAGTTCCGCCATCGAGGCGATGGGGATGTCGCTACCCTACAGCGCCAGCATGCCGGCCGTGACGGCAGGCAAGGAGCGCGAATCGTTCCTTGCGGGCAAGGCGCTGGTGAACCTGATCGAGAAGGATATCCGCCCGCGCCAGATCGTCACGAAGAAGGCGCTCGAAAACGCCTATACGCTGGTGCTCGCGCTTGGTGGCTCGACCAACGCCGTTTTGCACCTGCTCGCCATCGCCTATGAGGCCGAGGTCGAGTGGACGCTCGACGACATGAACCGCCTCGGGGACAAGGTGCCGCATCTGGCTGACCTCAAGCCCGGCGGGCGGTACGTGATGAACGACCTGCACCGCGTGGGCGGCACTCCGGCCGTCCTGAAGGCGCTGCTGGACCGCGGGATGCTGCACGGCGACTGTCTCACCGTGACGGGCAGGACCTTGGCGGAAAACCTCAAAGGCGTGGCCAGCATCTACCAGCGGAAACAGGACGTGGTGAAGCCGTTCGATGCCCCCATGTACCCGACGGGACACCTGGTGGTCCTGCGCGGGAACCTCGCGCCGGGCGGCGCGGTGGCCAAGGTTGCTGGTCTGCCCGAGGAGGCCCGCCGGATCACCGGTCCGGCGCGTGTATTCGAGGGCGAGGAGGCCTGCTTTGCGGCCATACAGGCGAAGCAGATCCGGGCGGGCGATGTGATCGTGATCCGTGGCGAGGGTCCGGTGGGCGGTCCCGGCATGCGCGAGATGCTTGCCGTGACGGCCGCGCTGGTCGGGCAGGGGCTCGGCGAGAAGGTGGGACTGCTGACGGATGGCCGGTTCTCGGGCGCCTCGCACGGTCTCGTGGTGGGCCATGTGACGCCGGAAGCCTGGACCGGCGGGCCGATCGGCCTGCTGAAGGAAGGCGACAAGGTGACGATTGACGCCGTCCGGAAACTCCTCGCCGTTGATCTTTCAGATGCGGAACTGGAAAAGCGCCGGGCGGCGTGGAAGCAGCCGGAACTGAAGGTAAAGCGCGGCGTTCTCGCCAAGTATGCCCGCACCGTCCGCCCCGCTTCCGAAGGCGCGACAACGGCCTGA
- a CDS encoding FG-GAP repeat protein, whose protein sequence is MPIQNGRQRKLLATTILFATLFFTGCSFAVVPQTWPAIMVAMVLVFAAACGNGTTSTSTDDDDDDLTGCGPRQTIVEIFDNDVDNCIGFRITLSGDNGLGRSVAPAGDINGDGFDDILIGLSRRDLSNEGRGSAVVLKGKAGPFSDISLDSLSSGDGFRIDGQDEAVYVYEGGAYYWEWDQDQRFGRALAGGTDFNGDGFADMIFGSHLTRWGYYYEWTGEGAFTEGYDNYDNGRGYILFGRETDFSHPLPFTSFDFGEGGGLVVRGSQEDGLFGFSAASSWDMNGDGFAEALFGSHSYQTQAEGTYHGLAWIARGTDSHTGGFESGDIGGEGLPGNRISHPGNSGYGFGFALAGSGDVNGDGYADIAVSNPWLHIEGDNSGRAYVVTGSPVMNDNNNRVPSIALSADGYGWYLGHSVAFADVNGDGYSDLIVGVPAFGVEGEGSEGIVAVRFGYSGYSEGFPYNQSLGSLNGSNGFMLFGSAANDGTGRSVAGIGDFNGDGFDDILIGAPFADPTTGDIEGINSAGKAYIVFGKADWTADGGTMSLSTLNGMNGITVSGTLAGSMLGYSVAAGGDINGDGFADVLIGSLGYYGDGKQVLVLFGGDVTGSVTAEGTAAGDTLSVSGGGAAVGGRGNDIITATGEGNTLIGGAGHDLFEVSEPYFQKVDGGSGFDVLRFTQSGYTIRTGKGWWSNNRNAGLDIRNIEAIDLGGTGEGNALQLSRGAISLMSTTSSSLYILGGTNDYACTYGTSWSMGDGQSIDIGGDTIQFGRRDHDGLSLFIQEGMTFSDSCD, encoded by the coding sequence ATGCCAATCCAGAACGGACGCCAGCGCAAGCTGCTGGCCACCACCATCCTTTTCGCCACGCTCTTCTTTACCGGCTGTTCGTTTGCCGTGGTACCGCAGACCTGGCCCGCCATCATGGTCGCCATGGTGCTGGTGTTTGCGGCCGCCTGCGGAAACGGCACGACCTCCACGTCGACAGACGATGATGACGATGACCTGACCGGCTGCGGCCCCCGTCAGACCATCGTCGAGATCTTCGACAACGACGTGGACAACTGTATTGGTTTCCGGATCACCCTGAGCGGGGATAATGGCCTTGGACGGTCCGTTGCACCGGCCGGCGACATCAACGGCGACGGTTTCGACGACATCCTGATCGGACTCTCCCGCCGGGATCTGTCAAACGAAGGCCGTGGGTCTGCAGTGGTGCTGAAGGGAAAAGCGGGGCCGTTCAGCGATATCAGCCTCGACAGCCTGTCATCCGGCGACGGTTTCCGGATCGACGGCCAGGATGAAGCCGTATACGTCTACGAAGGCGGGGCATACTACTGGGAATGGGATCAGGACCAGCGGTTCGGACGGGCACTGGCGGGCGGCACCGACTTCAACGGCGACGGCTTCGCCGACATGATATTCGGATCGCACCTTACCCGGTGGGGGTATTATTACGAATGGACCGGAGAAGGGGCCTTCACCGAAGGCTATGACAATTATGACAATGGCCGCGGGTACATCCTGTTCGGCCGGGAAACGGACTTCTCCCATCCCCTGCCATTTACCAGCTTCGATTTCGGTGAAGGTGGTGGCCTTGTGGTCCGGGGCAGCCAGGAAGACGGGCTTTTTGGCTTTTCGGCGGCCTCCTCATGGGACATGAACGGCGACGGGTTTGCCGAAGCCCTGTTTGGTTCACATTCCTACCAGACCCAAGCTGAAGGCACCTATCACGGGCTTGCCTGGATTGCCCGTGGCACCGATAGCCATACCGGCGGGTTTGAATCCGGTGACATTGGCGGAGAGGGTCTCCCCGGTAACCGGATATCCCACCCAGGAAATTCGGGATACGGATTCGGGTTTGCGCTCGCCGGAAGCGGCGATGTGAACGGCGATGGATACGCCGACATTGCTGTTTCCAATCCCTGGCTGCACATCGAGGGCGATAACTCCGGACGGGCCTACGTCGTGACCGGCAGCCCCGTCATGAACGACAATAACAACCGGGTGCCATCAATCGCTTTGTCTGCCGATGGCTATGGATGGTATTTGGGCCACAGCGTGGCGTTCGCCGACGTGAACGGCGACGGGTACAGCGACCTGATCGTTGGCGTACCGGCCTTTGGGGTCGAGGGCGAAGGCTCGGAAGGCATCGTGGCAGTACGGTTTGGATACAGCGGATACAGTGAGGGGTTCCCATATAACCAGTCCTTGGGAAGCCTGAACGGGTCCAACGGTTTCATGCTGTTTGGCAGTGCCGCCAACGATGGAACCGGAAGGTCCGTCGCCGGTATCGGCGATTTCAACGGGGATGGCTTCGACGACATTCTCATCGGGGCTCCGTTTGCAGACCCGACTACCGGCGATATCGAAGGGATCAACAGCGCCGGAAAGGCCTATATCGTTTTCGGCAAGGCTGACTGGACAGCCGATGGCGGCACGATGTCACTCAGCACGCTGAACGGCATGAACGGTATCACCGTTAGCGGAACACTGGCGGGCAGCATGCTCGGCTACTCGGTTGCCGCCGGCGGCGACATCAACGGCGACGGTTTCGCGGACGTCCTGATCGGCTCACTCGGCTATTACGGGGACGGGAAACAGGTACTGGTCCTGTTTGGCGGCGACGTGACCGGCAGCGTAACGGCTGAAGGCACAGCAGCCGGTGATACCCTGTCCGTGTCGGGTGGCGGCGCCGCCGTGGGAGGCCGCGGGAACGACATCATCACCGCTACCGGCGAGGGAAATACGCTGATCGGCGGCGCTGGCCATGACCTGTTCGAAGTCAGCGAGCCGTATTTCCAGAAGGTGGACGGCGGCTCCGGCTTTGACGTCCTTCGCTTCACCCAAAGCGGCTACACGATCAGAACGGGCAAAGGCTGGTGGTCGAATAACCGCAACGCCGGGCTGGATATCCGGAATATCGAGGCGATCGACCTTGGCGGAACAGGTGAAGGGAATGCTCTCCAATTGTCCCGCGGAGCGATCTCGCTCATGTCCACCACATCGTCGTCTCTGTATATTCTTGGTGGAACGAACGATTACGCCTGTACCTATGGCACCTCATGGAGCATGGGAGATGGCCAGTCGATCGATATTGGTGGCGATACCATCCAGTTCGGCCGCCGGGACCATGACGGCCTCAGCCTGTTCATCCAGGAAGGCATGACTTTCAGCGACAGTTGCGACTGA